Proteins co-encoded in one Octopus sinensis linkage group LG6, ASM634580v1, whole genome shotgun sequence genomic window:
- the LOC115213336 gene encoding uncharacterized protein LOC115213336: MAHKGAIEALDRTLQDVRECPQSMGGLTILFSGDFRQTLPVIPKSTRADQVRACLKSSSLWSQVTTLILTTIMRVRLHGDIEHEKFAEDLLLLGDGRVPKDQHDQISIQHLCSLVGSIDDLKSAVFPQLPENLLSHAWLCERANLAPTNVTVSAINRQLLETLPGNSMVFKSIDSNVDPFLIHWILLVFLHTCCTSKQDVLSYFSEI, translated from the coding sequence atGGCCCACAAAGGAGCTATTGAGGCCCTCGATAGGACACTACAAGACGTAAGAGAATGTCCACAAAGTATGGGGGGCCTAACAATATTGTTTTCTGGGGACTTTCGACAAACTTTGCCAGTAATTCCAAAGAGCACAAGAGCGGATCAGGTTCGGGCATGCTTGAAATCTTCTTCATTGTGGTCACAAGTAACAACACTCATATTAACCACAATCATGCGTGTTCGATTACATGGAGACATTGAACATGAAAAGTTCGCTGAGGATCTTCTTCTTTTGGGTGACGGTAGAGTACCAAAAGACCAACACGACCAAATTTCAATTCAGCATTTGTGTTCCCTGGTTGGTAGTATCGATGATCTTAAATCGGCCGTTTTTCCACAATTGCCTGAGAATTTACTCAGTCATGCTTGGCTTTGTGAAAGAGCTAACTTAGCACCTACAAATGTGACCGTCTCTGCAATCAATCGACAATTGCTTGAAACACTTCCGGGAAATTCTATGGTTTTTAAATCAATTGATTCGAACGTTGACCCCTTCTTAATTCATTGGATCCTCCTGGTTTTCCTCCACACATGTTGTACCTCAAAGCAGGATGTCTTATCATACTTCTCAGAAATATAA